The genomic region ACTCAGGGGGAAATTTATAAACTAATTGCCCTCCTCAAAGTCAGGGTCAAACTAGAAGAAGGTAAGGGTGAAATTCCTGAGCCTCAAGCACAAATACCGATACTCAGCCTTAACCAATGCACGATTTCGACAGATTTGATCGAGCGTCACGAAATGCTACTGCGCCAAGGAATCTGGGGTAAAATCTCTCTAGGTCTTCTGTCTGATGGTACGCCTGAAATTATTGACTTTGATCCCTTCCAATGTTCTAAAGTCGATCTGCAGGCTTATGCTAACTGTCGTGCCCAGTTTAGTACCGACCAGTGGCGAGACCTGATGTTTTGTTCAATGGGGTATAACCCACAACACCCCAACTATACCCATACAGCTAAAACGTGGATACTAGCTCGTCTGTTACCTTTAGTAGAGGCAAATTATCACCTTATGGAACTCGCCCCAAAAGGTACGGGCAAAAGCTATGTTTATGAAAACATTAGTGGTAAACTTTCAATGGTTAGTGGCGGTAAAATTAGCCGCGCTCAACTTTTCTTTAACGCTAGAACTCGTGAAGTTGGTCTGTTAGGTCGCCATGATGTGGTTGTCTTAGATGAAGTCCAAAGCCTGACCTTTGATAACCCTGATGAAGTCATTGGTCCTCTAAAAACTTATCTAGCTAGTAATCGTTATAACTGTGGGGGATATCAAGATATTTCTAGTGACTGTTCTTTAATGCTTCTAGCCAATATAGAGTTAGATAATTTTCTACAACCTAAAAA from Coleofasciculus chthonoplastes PCC 7420 harbors:
- the brxL gene encoding BREX system Lon protease-like protein BrxL; the encoded protein is MTSYNIDTYDSDHIRAVFGNLSIDKTRLPSSGLTGAGVPSFVAEWLLDKLVPGNGSLTATEADKVNAFVSKAFPRKDDVNVIKFRLTQGEIYKLIALLKVRVKLEEGKGEIPEPQAQIPILSLNQCTISTDLIERHEMLLRQGIWGKISLGLLSDGTPEIIDFDPFQCSKVDLQAYANCRAQFSTDQWRDLMFCSMGYNPQHPNYTHTAKTWILARLLPLVEANYHLMELAPKGTGKSYVYENISGKLSMVSGGKISRAQLFFNARTREVGLLGRHDVVVLDEVQSLTFDNPDEVIGPLKTYLASNRYNCGGYQDISSDCSLMLLANIELDNFLQPKNSNNLVVDLPYFFSETALLDRFAGIIPGWKIPKFTYDMAASGAGLKMDFFGEALLSLRRDNRYFTYAQQHTKFDKSATVRDQNAILKSASGFLKILYPHLNLTLMDYERDCLKPACELRQAIRDAEYTLDDEFRQLSQEICVEAY